In Porphyrobacter sp. LM 6, one DNA window encodes the following:
- a CDS encoding calcium-binding protein: MSGLLIATAGNEDWTLSADGTLIFVATNSGMLRVHDSVTGQLLFQTQLGNNLGSISLSPDGTRLAVIEEVAENVRQFQSWTENSADVSIYVVDLNTFGASEFTYTVRGSDWTFADVAWSDADTLQISRNILPGWSGWASLGTLELSNGSLTYSQNSYYAGLGSAASLLTMPGSTTVLLGQLGLSSAEYYLISPSGTSMGNNGTYQNNVYGYAAGIEAASGNTANDRIVIVTGGGVHVYTGTMGYLTDLTSLYPTLGNAAGVAFSPDGDLLYFMDRASNSIVVLDAYTYNLVATVPSPAGSFLTLQRGAELVVSADGSRVWFNTSSGIVTVTIDLPDRGTEGNDVLNGTNGADVIDGRGGSDQIYGLGGDDWLVGGTGDDVMVGGAGFDIAGYETAVTRVVVDLAITTAQATSGAGSDTLSEIEGLGGSAFNDSLSGNGAANLLIGLAGNDVLRGRGGDDDLYGDDGADELYGDAGIDWLFGGNGNDLLSGGTGADRLEGGDGDDIYEIDDAGDSIIETATGGNDTMRVFGMNATIVSSVETLVIMTGAFNATGNFIANRLVGSSEANVLTGLGGNDTLEGGGNVDTAVVRGTRSQYTVTQTSTGVFQVVGPDGTDTLTAIEFLQFDDQVLRLRPGTGVSVNFNTADPSVYQSAMNAIRDFDGNALGGNGSWLRIGSADVNGDGDIDQILVNRTIGRFATIGTAPDGLVYFSDHSWAGETRVAGIYIDPLVASGQVVAGSANDSQRRFQNDLQIENINRVLGASDYDRDGLQEVYFALTDGTAYLRAIMEADGNIRYANYQSQQEVINYLTANGFGPSTWAGWFPQPSSGEASLISEDDASLVKGDAGSDTLGTGALDAGLAGTPHSFHPMFTIPTEVLAPEFYG, from the coding sequence ACGTCCGGCAGTTCCAGTCGTGGACCGAGAATTCGGCCGATGTCAGCATCTATGTGGTCGACCTCAACACCTTCGGGGCGAGCGAATTCACTTACACCGTGCGCGGGTCCGACTGGACCTTCGCCGATGTGGCGTGGAGCGATGCGGACACGCTGCAGATCTCGCGCAACATTCTTCCGGGCTGGAGCGGATGGGCCTCGCTGGGTACGCTGGAACTGTCGAACGGCAGCCTGACATATAGCCAGAACTCCTACTATGCGGGGCTCGGATCGGCGGCATCGCTGCTGACCATGCCCGGCTCCACGACTGTGCTGCTTGGCCAGCTCGGCCTGTCCTCGGCGGAATATTACCTCATCTCGCCGTCGGGTACATCGATGGGTAACAACGGTACCTACCAGAACAATGTCTACGGCTATGCTGCAGGGATAGAGGCGGCTTCGGGCAACACCGCGAACGACCGGATCGTGATCGTCACCGGCGGCGGGGTCCATGTTTACACCGGCACGATGGGCTATCTGACCGATCTGACCTCGCTCTATCCCACCCTCGGAAATGCGGCCGGCGTGGCCTTCAGCCCCGATGGCGATCTGCTCTACTTCATGGATCGCGCCTCGAATTCGATCGTGGTGCTGGATGCCTACACCTATAACCTGGTGGCAACGGTACCATCGCCTGCTGGCAGTTTCCTGACCTTGCAGCGCGGGGCCGAGCTGGTGGTTTCGGCTGATGGTTCGCGGGTGTGGTTCAACACCTCATCGGGTATCGTCACGGTTACGATCGACCTTCCGGATCGCGGCACCGAAGGCAATGACGTGCTCAACGGCACGAACGGCGCTGACGTGATCGACGGGCGCGGCGGATCCGACCAGATCTACGGGCTTGGCGGCGATGACTGGCTGGTCGGCGGCACGGGCGACGATGTGATGGTGGGCGGTGCCGGCTTTGACATTGCCGGCTATGAAACCGCCGTCACTCGGGTCGTGGTCGATCTGGCGATCACCACCGCGCAGGCGACGTCAGGTGCCGGAAGCGACACCCTTTCCGAAATCGAAGGGCTCGGCGGCTCTGCATTCAACGACAGTCTTTCTGGCAATGGCGCCGCCAACCTGCTGATCGGCTTGGCCGGCAACGACGTGCTGCGCGGGCGCGGCGGGGATGATGATCTTTACGGTGACGATGGCGCCGACGAGCTCTACGGCGACGCCGGTATTGATTGGCTGTTCGGCGGCAATGGCAACGATCTGCTGTCTGGCGGCACGGGTGCCGACCGGCTCGAAGGCGGGGATGGCGACGATATCTACGAGATCGACGATGCCGGCGATTCGATCATCGAGACCGCGACCGGCGGCAACGACACGATGCGGGTCTTCGGGATGAACGCGACAATCGTTTCATCGGTTGAAACCCTCGTCATCATGACTGGCGCGTTCAACGCCACCGGTAATTTCATCGCCAACCGGCTGGTCGGATCGAGCGAAGCCAATGTGCTGACCGGCCTTGGCGGCAACGATACGCTAGAGGGCGGCGGCAACGTCGACACCGCCGTGGTGCGCGGCACGCGTTCGCAATACACGGTGACCCAGACCTCGACCGGCGTGTTCCAGGTGGTGGGGCCGGACGGGACTGACACGCTGACCGCGATCGAGTTCCTGCAGTTCGACGATCAGGTGCTCCGCCTGCGGCCCGGGACGGGGGTGAGCGTCAACTTCAACACTGCCGATCCTTCGGTCTACCAGAGCGCCATGAACGCGATCCGCGATTTCGACGGCAATGCGCTGGGCGGGAACGGCTCGTGGCTGCGGATCGGTTCGGCGGATGTGAACGGGGATGGCGATATCGACCAGATCCTCGTCAACCGCACCATCGGCCGCTTCGCCACCATCGGCACCGCCCCCGATGGCCTTGTCTACTTCTCGGATCACAGCTGGGCGGGCGAGACGCGCGTGGCCGGCATCTACATCGACCCGCTGGTCGCTTCGGGGCAGGTGGTTGCAGGCAGCGCCAACGACAGCCAGCGCCGCTTCCAGAACGATCTCCAGATCGAGAACATCAACCGCGTGCTGGGCGCCAGCGACTACGACCGCGATGGCTTGCAAGAGGTCTACTTCGCGCTGACCGACGGTACGGCCTATCTGCGCGCGATCATGGAGGCTGACGGCAACATCCGCTACGCCAACTACCAGTCGCAGCAGGAGGTGATCAACTACCTCACCGCCAACGGCTTTGGCCCGTCGACCTGGGCAGGCTGGTTCCCGCAGCCCAGCAGCGGCGAGGCGAGCCTCATCAGCGAGGATGATGCGAGCCTCGTCAAGGGCGATGCCGGATCAGATACGCTCGGCACCGGCGCGCTGGACGCAGGGCTGGCGGGCACCCCCCACAGCTTCCACCCGATGTTCACCATCCCGACCGAAGTGCTCGCCCCCGAATTCTACGGGTAA
- a CDS encoding M10 family metallopeptidase C-terminal domain-containing protein, with protein MFQDFFGGGSGRAGLLIEDALPGGTETDLPKSVIHNTGCACMSCYMNDGGKVWLDGSDNVSSDTVPGNTFTTASLTPGGAVNGTIETGTDSDWYRITLVAGQTYIFTVYLPPNAGGLRDSILTLRDSVGTPLVTNDDATEDSSVLYSEIRYTANTTGTFFLDVTSFGGATGNFTIHSSRPVIDTPRGDTSTTATITVGGAATNGVLEETGDRDWYRVTLEAGRTYEFVTSAPASGDFDTTLTLRNSSGNVLAFNDDSSGTFSRIRFTPTTSGTYFIDVGAWIDQSTGNYRLSVTEAAPLTEFTNDQIADQLLNGYWGGPGTARRFNVTQGGAITVNLTALTSEGAFLAREALNLWADVLGIGFTEVTTTAQITFDDNQEGAFATSSRSGSFILSAAVNVGTGWLTTYGTTLGTYSFQTYVHEIGHALGLGHGGNYNNNATFQQDALYLNDAWSTTVMSYFDQTDNPFFAGRGFSRAFAVTPMQADVVAIQQAYGVATSTRTGDTTYGVGNNSGRAVFDIANATLAFTIVDNGGTDTLNYSSISAAQRIDLNPETFSNVGGRTGNMSIARGTIIENAIGGSGGDTIIGNAVGNRLTGLGGNDTINGGSNVDTAVVRGLRSAYTVTQTSTGVFQVVGPDGTDTLTAIEFLQFDDQVLRLRPGTGVSVNFNTADPSVYQSAMNNIRDFDGNALGGNGSWLRIGSADVNGDGDVDQILVNRTIGRFATIGTAPDGLVYFSDHSWAGETRVAGIYIDPLVASGQVVAGSANDSQRRFQNDLQIENINRVLGASDYDRDGLQEVYFALTDGTAYLRAIMEADGNIRYANYQSQQEVINYLTANGFGPSTWAGWFPQPSSGEASLISEDDASLVKGDAGSDTLGTGALDAGLAGTPHSFHPMFTIPTEVLAPEFYG; from the coding sequence ATGTTTCAGGACTTCTTCGGTGGTGGTAGCGGCCGGGCCGGCCTGTTGATCGAGGATGCACTTCCCGGCGGGACCGAAACCGATCTGCCCAAATCGGTGATCCACAACACCGGCTGCGCCTGCATGTCCTGCTACATGAACGATGGCGGCAAGGTCTGGCTTGACGGCTCGGACAACGTGTCTTCGGACACTGTGCCCGGCAACACTTTCACCACCGCATCCCTTACTCCGGGCGGCGCCGTCAACGGCACGATCGAAACGGGGACGGATTCGGACTGGTACCGGATCACGCTGGTGGCCGGGCAGACCTATATCTTCACGGTCTATCTGCCGCCCAACGCAGGCGGGCTGCGCGACAGTATCCTCACGCTGCGCGATAGCGTGGGCACGCCGCTGGTCACCAATGATGACGCGACCGAAGACTCAAGCGTGCTCTATTCCGAGATCCGCTACACGGCGAACACCACCGGCACTTTCTTCCTCGATGTCACGTCCTTTGGCGGGGCGACGGGCAACTTCACCATCCACAGCTCGCGCCCGGTGATCGATACGCCGCGGGGTGATACCTCGACCACGGCGACAATCACTGTCGGGGGCGCGGCGACCAACGGCGTGCTGGAGGAAACCGGTGACCGCGACTGGTACCGCGTGACGCTGGAAGCGGGCAGGACCTATGAATTCGTCACCAGCGCGCCGGCTTCGGGGGACTTCGATACCACGCTGACCCTGCGCAACAGCTCGGGCAACGTTCTGGCGTTTAACGACGACAGTTCGGGCACCTTTTCGCGCATCCGCTTCACCCCGACCACGAGTGGGACTTACTTTATCGATGTCGGCGCGTGGATCGACCAGAGCACCGGCAACTACCGCTTGTCGGTCACCGAAGCCGCGCCGCTGACCGAATTCACCAATGACCAGATCGCCGACCAGCTGCTCAACGGCTACTGGGGCGGCCCGGGAACGGCGCGACGTTTCAACGTGACGCAGGGGGGGGCGATCACAGTCAACCTGACCGCGTTGACTAGCGAGGGGGCCTTCCTTGCGCGCGAGGCGTTGAACCTTTGGGCGGACGTGCTGGGGATCGGTTTCACCGAAGTCACCACCACCGCGCAGATCACCTTCGACGACAATCAGGAAGGTGCTTTTGCTACTTCATCGAGGAGCGGCAGCTTCATTCTCAGCGCGGCGGTCAATGTCGGCACCGGCTGGCTGACCACCTATGGCACCACGCTGGGCACCTATTCGTTCCAGACCTATGTCCACGAAATCGGCCATGCGCTCGGCCTCGGTCACGGCGGAAACTACAACAACAACGCCACCTTCCAGCAGGACGCGCTCTATCTGAACGATGCCTGGTCGACCACGGTGATGTCCTATTTCGACCAGACCGATAATCCGTTCTTCGCCGGGCGCGGTTTCAGTCGGGCCTTTGCCGTCACGCCGATGCAGGCCGATGTGGTCGCGATCCAGCAGGCCTATGGCGTTGCCACGAGCACCCGCACCGGCGACACCACCTACGGGGTGGGCAACAATTCGGGCCGCGCCGTGTTCGATATCGCCAACGCCACGCTGGCCTTCACCATTGTCGACAATGGCGGCACCGACACGCTCAACTATTCGAGCATCAGCGCGGCCCAGCGGATCGATCTCAACCCGGAAACCTTCTCGAACGTTGGCGGCCGCACCGGCAATATGAGCATCGCGCGCGGCACGATCATCGAGAATGCGATCGGCGGATCGGGCGGCGATACGATCATCGGCAACGCGGTCGGCAACCGCCTGACGGGCCTTGGCGGCAACGACACGATCAACGGCGGCAGCAATGTGGATACGGCGGTCGTGCGCGGTCTGCGCTCGGCCTATACCGTGACCCAGACCTCGACCGGCGTGTTCCAGGTGGTGGGGCCGGACGGGACGGATACGCTGACCGCGATCGAGTTCCTGCAGTTCGACGATCAGGTGCTTCGCTTGCGGCCCGGGACCGGAGTGAGCGTCAACTTCAACACTGCCGATCCCTCGGTATACCAGTCGGCGATGAACAATATCCGCGACTTTGACGGCAATGCGCTGGGCGGCAATGGCTCGTGGCTGCGGATCGGTTCGGCGGACGTGAACGGGGATGGCGACGTTGACCAGATCCTCGTCAACCGCACCATCGGACGGTTCGCCACCATCGGCACAGCCCCCGATGGCCTCGTCTACTTCTCGGATCACAGCTGGGCGGGCGAGACGCGCGTGGCGGGGATCTATATCGATCCGCTGGTCGCTTCGGGGCAGGTGGTTGCAGGCAGCGCCAACGACAGCCAGCGCCGGTTCCAGAACGATCTCCAGATCGAGAACATCAACCGCGTGCTGGGTGCCAGCGACTACGACCGCGATGGCTTGCAAGAGGTCTACTTCGCGCTGACCGACGGTACGGCCTATCTGCGCGCGATCATGGAGGCTGACGGCAACATCCGCTACGCCAACTACCAGTCGCAGCAGGAGGTGATCAACTACCTCACCGCCAACGGCTTTGGCCCGTCGACCTGGGCAGGCTGGTTCCCGCAGCCCAGCAGCGGCGAGGCGAGCCTCATCAGCGAGGATGATGCGAGCCTCGTCAAGGGCGATGCCGGATCAGATACGCTCGGCACCGGCGCGCTGGACGCAGGGCTGGCGGGCACCCCCCACAGCTTCCACCCGATGTTCACCATCCCGACCGAAGTGCTCGCCCCCGAATTCTACGGGTAA
- a CDS encoding M10 family metallopeptidase C-terminal domain-containing protein yields MFQDFFGGGSGRAGLLIEDALPGGTETDLPKSVIHNTGCACMSCYMNDGGKVWLDGSDNVSSDTVPGNTFTTASLTPGGAVNGTIETGTDSDWYRITLVAGQTYIFTVYLPPNAGGLRDSILTLRDSVGTPLVTNDDATEDSSVLYSEIRYTANTTGTFFLDVTSFGGATGNFTIHSSRPVIDTPRGDTSTTATITVGGAATNGVLEETGDRDWYRVTLEAGRTYEFVTSAPASGDFDTTLTLRNSSGNVLAFNDDSSGTFSRIRFTPTTSGTYFIDVGAWIDQSTGNYRLSVTEAAPLTEFTNDQIADQLLNGYWGGPGTARRFNVTQGGAITVNLTALTSEGAFLAREALNLWADVLGIGFTEVTTTAQITFDDNQEGAFATSSRSGSFILSAAVNVGTGWLTTYGTTLGTYSFQTYVHEIGHALGLGHGGNYNNNATFQQDALYLNDAWSTTVMSYFDQTDNPFFAGRGFSRAFAVTPMQADVVAIQQAYGVATSTRTGDTTYGVGNNSGRAVFDIANATLAFTIVDNGGTDTLNYSSISAAQRIDLNPETFSNVGGRTGNMSIARGTIIENAIGGSGGDTIIGNAVGNRLTGLGGNDTINGGSNVDTAVVRGLRSAYTVTQTSTGVFQVVGPDGTDTLTAIEFLQFDDQVLRLRPGTGVSVNFNTADPSVYQSAMNNIRDFDGNALGGNGSWLRIGSADVNGDGDVDQILVNRTIGRFATIGTAPDGLVYFSDHSWAGETRVAGIYIDPLVASGQVVAGSANDSQRRFQNDLQIENINRVLGASDYDRDGLQEVYFALTDGTAYLRAIMEADGNIRYANYQSQQEVINYLTANGFGPSTWAGWFPQPTSGEASLIGEDDASLVKGDPGSDTLGTGALDAGLAGTPHSFHPMFTIPTEVLAPEFYG; encoded by the coding sequence ATGTTTCAGGACTTCTTCGGTGGTGGTAGCGGCCGGGCCGGCCTGTTGATCGAGGATGCACTTCCCGGCGGGACCGAAACCGATCTGCCCAAATCGGTGATCCACAACACCGGCTGCGCCTGCATGTCCTGCTACATGAACGATGGCGGCAAGGTCTGGCTTGACGGCTCGGACAACGTGTCTTCGGACACTGTGCCCGGCAACACTTTCACCACCGCATCCCTTACTCCGGGCGGCGCCGTCAACGGCACGATCGAAACGGGGACGGATTCGGACTGGTACCGGATCACGCTGGTGGCCGGGCAGACCTATATCTTCACGGTCTATCTGCCGCCCAACGCAGGCGGGCTGCGCGACAGTATCCTCACGCTGCGCGATAGCGTGGGCACGCCGCTGGTCACCAATGATGACGCGACCGAAGACTCAAGCGTGCTCTATTCCGAGATCCGCTACACGGCGAACACCACCGGCACTTTCTTCCTCGATGTCACGTCCTTTGGCGGGGCGACGGGCAACTTCACCATCCACAGCTCGCGCCCGGTGATCGATACGCCGCGGGGTGATACCTCGACCACGGCGACAATCACTGTCGGGGGCGCGGCGACCAACGGCGTGCTGGAGGAAACCGGTGACCGCGACTGGTACCGCGTGACGCTGGAAGCGGGCAGGACCTATGAATTCGTCACCAGCGCGCCGGCTTCGGGGGACTTCGATACCACGCTGACCCTGCGCAACAGCTCGGGCAACGTTCTGGCGTTTAACGACGACAGTTCGGGCACCTTTTCGCGCATCCGCTTCACCCCGACCACGAGTGGGACTTACTTTATCGATGTCGGCGCGTGGATCGACCAGAGCACCGGCAACTACCGCTTGTCGGTCACCGAAGCCGCGCCGCTGACCGAATTCACCAATGACCAGATCGCCGACCAGCTGCTCAACGGCTACTGGGGCGGCCCGGGAACGGCGCGACGTTTCAACGTGACGCAGGGGGGGGCGATCACAGTCAACCTGACCGCGTTGACTAGCGAGGGGGCCTTCCTTGCGCGCGAGGCGTTGAACCTTTGGGCGGACGTGCTGGGGATCGGTTTCACCGAAGTCACCACCACCGCGCAGATCACCTTCGACGACAATCAGGAAGGTGCTTTTGCTACTTCATCGAGGAGCGGCAGCTTCATTCTCAGCGCGGCGGTCAATGTCGGCACCGGCTGGCTGACCACCTATGGCACCACGCTGGGCACCTATTCGTTCCAGACCTATGTCCACGAAATCGGCCATGCGCTCGGCCTCGGTCACGGCGGAAACTACAACAACAACGCCACCTTCCAGCAGGACGCGCTCTATCTGAACGATGCCTGGTCGACCACGGTGATGTCCTATTTCGACCAGACCGATAATCCGTTCTTCGCCGGGCGCGGTTTCAGTCGGGCCTTTGCCGTCACGCCGATGCAGGCCGATGTGGTCGCGATCCAGCAGGCCTATGGCGTTGCCACGAGCACCCGCACCGGCGACACCACCTACGGGGTGGGCAACAATTCGGGCCGCGCCGTGTTCGATATCGCCAACGCCACGCTGGCCTTCACCATTGTCGACAATGGCGGCACCGACACGCTCAACTATTCGAGCATCAGCGCGGCCCAGCGGATCGATCTCAACCCGGAAACCTTCTCGAACGTTGGCGGCCGCACCGGCAATATGAGCATCGCGCGCGGCACGATCATCGAGAATGCGATCGGCGGATCGGGCGGCGATACGATCATCGGCAACGCGGTCGGCAACCGCCTGACGGGCCTTGGCGGCAACGACACGATCAACGGCGGCAGCAATGTGGATACGGCGGTCGTGCGCGGTCTGCGCTCGGCCTATACCGTGACCCAGACCTCGACCGGCGTGTTCCAGGTGGTGGGGCCGGACGGGACGGATACGCTGACCGCGATCGAGTTCCTGCAGTTCGACGATCAGGTGCTTCGCTTGCGGCCCGGGACCGGAGTGAGCGTCAACTTCAACACTGCCGATCCCTCGGTATACCAGTCGGCGATGAACAATATCCGCGACTTTGACGGCAATGCGCTGGGCGGCAATGGCTCGTGGCTGCGGATCGGTTCGGCGGACGTGAACGGGGATGGCGACGTTGACCAGATCCTCGTCAACCGCACCATCGGACGGTTCGCCACCATCGGCACAGCCCCCGATGGCCTCGTCTACTTCTCGGATCACAGCTGGGCGGGCGAGACGCGCGTGGCGGGGATCTATATCGATCCGCTGGTCGCTTCGGGGCAGGTGGTTGCAGGCAGCGCCAACGACAGCCAGCGCCGGTTCCAGAACGATCTCCAGATCGAGAACATCAACCGCGTGCTGGGTGCCAGCGACTACGACCGCGATGGCTTGCAGGAGGTCTACTTCGCGCTGACCGACGGGACGGCCTATCTGCGCGCGATCATGGAGGCTGACGGCAACATCCGCTACGCCAACTACCAGTCGCAGCAGGAGGTGATCAACTACCTCACCGCCAACGGCTTTGGCCCGTCGACCTGGGCAGGCTGGTTCCCGCAACCCACCAGCGGCGAGGCGAGCCTGATCGGCGAGGATGATGCGAGCCTCGTCAAGGGCGATCCCGGATCAGACACGCTCGGCACCGGCGCGCTGGACGCAGGGCTGGCGGGCACCCCCCACAGCTTCCACCCGATGTTCACCATCCCGACCGAAGTGCTTGCTCCGGAGTTCTACGGGTAG
- a CDS encoding cobalamin-independent methionine synthase II family protein, producing the protein MTTTRFATTHVGSLPRPEALLDLVFAREGGEAVSEAAFDAAVEEATAYVIKRQIEAGITIVNDGEQSKPSYATYIKHRLSGFGGEAGQYEFADLEAFPGAKAQVFGNKGRAKRSAPACTAAITVIDMEAPRIDAERLKRLAGGHATFMSAASPGVTALFFPNQFYASDEEYVFALAEGLRHEYETIAAAGITLQVDCPDLAMGRHVQFTHLSLEDFRKRIGMNIAALNHALQNIPAEQLRMHLCWGNYPGPHHCDVALGEIADIVWTAKPQTVLLEGANPRHAHEFAFFADHPLPENKVLCPGMVEPQSPYIEHPELIAQRIGRYADLLGADRVMAGVDCGFSVHAGSNALDPEIVWAKLAALAEGAEIARSRYP; encoded by the coding sequence ATGACCACCACCCGCTTCGCCACCACCCATGTCGGCAGCCTGCCGCGCCCCGAAGCGCTGCTCGATCTGGTGTTCGCGCGCGAGGGCGGCGAGGCCGTGTCCGAAGCCGCCTTCGATGCCGCGGTGGAGGAAGCGACCGCCTATGTCATCAAGCGCCAGATCGAGGCGGGCATCACCATCGTCAACGATGGCGAACAGTCCAAGCCCAGCTACGCCACCTATATCAAGCACCGCCTGTCGGGCTTCGGCGGCGAGGCGGGCCAGTATGAATTCGCCGATCTGGAAGCCTTCCCCGGTGCCAAGGCGCAGGTGTTCGGCAACAAGGGCCGCGCCAAGCGTTCCGCGCCCGCCTGCACCGCGGCCATCACCGTGATCGACATGGAGGCCCCGCGCATCGATGCCGAGCGGTTGAAGCGCCTCGCGGGCGGCCACGCCACCTTCATGTCGGCAGCGTCCCCCGGCGTGACCGCGCTGTTCTTCCCCAACCAGTTCTATGCCAGCGACGAGGAATATGTCTTTGCCCTCGCCGAAGGCCTGCGCCACGAATATGAGACCATCGCGGCGGCGGGAATCACCCTGCAAGTGGACTGCCCCGATCTAGCGATGGGCCGCCATGTGCAGTTCACCCACCTTTCCCTTGAGGACTTCCGCAAGCGCATCGGCATGAACATCGCCGCGCTCAATCACGCGCTCCAGAACATCCCCGCCGAGCAGCTGCGGATGCACCTGTGCTGGGGCAACTATCCCGGCCCGCACCACTGCGACGTGGCGCTGGGCGAGATCGCCGATATCGTCTGGACCGCCAAGCCGCAGACCGTGCTGCTGGAAGGCGCCAACCCGCGCCACGCGCATGAATTCGCCTTCTTCGCCGATCACCCGCTGCCCGAAAACAAGGTGCTGTGCCCCGGCATGGTCGAGCCGCAGTCACCCTATATCGAGCATCCCGAACTCATCGCCCAGCGCATCGGCCGCTATGCCGATCTGCTCGGCGCTGACCGCGTGATGGCGGGCGTCGACTGCGGCTTTTCGGTGCACGCGGGCAGCAATGCGCTCGATCCCGAAATTGTCTGGGCCAAGCTCGCCGCGCTGGCAGAAGGCGCCGAGATCGCGCGGAGCCGCTACCCGTAG
- a CDS encoding alpha/beta fold hydrolase yields MLAMRSTEACELSYGEVAVAGGTLPIAMAGDGLPVILLHGWTLDHRMWAPQVEGLAGGHFLVMPDRRGCGRATAPPDLAREAEDVIAIADLLGFDRFALVGLSRGAVVALDTARRYGGRISGLVLSGAPLPALVPREEVIDLDRYRALAAAGDMATFRAEWSAHPLMATHSAAARALVASILADYDGRDLLVASEPPGFPREVLAMLSMPVLAMTGEHDTPWRRACAKALAAAAPRARHAEIAGAGHIANADNPAAFNAAVASFLHTRP; encoded by the coding sequence ATGCTCGCTATGCGCTCAACCGAGGCTTGCGAGCTGTCCTATGGCGAGGTTGCCGTCGCAGGCGGCACCTTGCCGATTGCGATGGCGGGAGATGGCCTTCCGGTGATCCTGCTCCACGGCTGGACGCTCGATCACCGGATGTGGGCGCCGCAGGTCGAAGGGCTGGCAGGGGGTCACTTCCTCGTCATGCCCGACCGGCGCGGCTGCGGGCGCGCCACCGCCCCGCCCGATCTGGCGCGCGAGGCCGAGGATGTCATTGCCATCGCCGATTTACTCGGGTTTGACCGCTTTGCGCTGGTCGGCCTGTCGCGCGGCGCGGTGGTCGCACTCGATACCGCACGGCGATATGGCGGGCGCATCTCCGGTCTCGTCCTGTCGGGCGCGCCGCTCCCCGCACTGGTGCCGCGCGAGGAGGTGATCGATTTGGACCGCTATCGCGCACTGGCGGCGGCAGGCGATATGGCGACATTCCGCGCCGAATGGTCCGCCCACCCGCTGATGGCGACCCACTCTGCCGCAGCGCGCGCGCTGGTCGCCAGCATCCTCGCCGATTACGACGGGCGCGATCTGCTGGTGGCGAGCGAGCCGCCCGGCTTCCCGCGCGAGGTGCTGGCGATGCTTTCCATGCCCGTGCTGGCGATGACCGGTGAACACGACACGCCCTGGCGCCGCGCCTGCGCCAAGGCCCTCGCCGCCGCCGCACCGCGCGCGCGCCACGCCGAAATCGCGGGCGCGGGCCATATTGCCAATGCCGACAACCCGGCCGCCTTCAACGCGGCCGTCGCTTCCTTCCTCCACACAAGGCCCTGA
- a CDS encoding VOC family protein, giving the protein MTKILANRLHHTAYVTKDLEATRAFYEDVLGFPLMATYCEKDELFGKERTYCHVFFELADGSALAFFQFADPEDQAEFGPEMPASPFIHIALHVDADGQAELARRIAAAGIVEPQTYVLEHGYCRSLYVVDPNGMILEFTHDDERAAPLDADRRASAHAELKRWLAGDHHNNNPFRAAEAA; this is encoded by the coding sequence ATGACGAAGATTCTGGCGAACCGCCTCCACCACACCGCCTATGTCACCAAGGACCTCGAAGCCACCCGCGCCTTCTATGAAGACGTGCTCGGCTTCCCGCTGATGGCGACCTATTGCGAAAAGGACGAGCTGTTCGGCAAGGAGCGCACCTATTGCCACGTGTTCTTCGAACTCGCCGATGGCAGCGCGCTCGCCTTCTTCCAGTTCGCCGATCCCGAGGATCAGGCCGAATTCGGCCCGGAAATGCCGGCCAGCCCCTTCATCCACATCGCGCTCCACGTCGATGCCGATGGTCAGGCCGAACTCGCCCGCCGCATCGCCGCCGCCGGTATCGTCGAGCCGCAGACCTATGTGCTCGAGCACGGCTATTGCCGCTCGCTCTATGTCGTCGATCCCAACGGGATGATCCTCGAGTTCACCCATGACGACGAACGCGCCGCGCCGCTGGACGCGGATCGCCGCGCCTCGGCCCATGCCGAACTGAAGCGCTGGCTGGCGGGCGATCACCACAACAACAACCCGTTCCGCGCCGCCGAAGCGGCCTGA